A single window of Clostridia bacterium DNA harbors:
- a CDS encoding single-stranded DNA-binding protein has protein sequence MNQVCLIGRLGADPEMRATQSGMSVARFSLAVNRNDEAKTTDWFEITCFGKVAETTAQYMKKGCQVGITARLQVEKWQDKQTGQNKSRVAIIAGQVDFLSRAGENSQAAQSAPQEGYDAVPF, from the coding sequence ATGAACCAGGTATGCCTAATCGGTCGGCTGGGAGCCGACCCGGAAATGAGAGCCACACAAAGCGGTATGAGCGTGGCGCGATTCAGTTTGGCCGTAAACCGCAACGACGAGGCCAAGACCACTGATTGGTTTGAGATCACCTGCTTCGGCAAGGTGGCTGAAACAACGGCGCAGTACATGAAGAAGGGCTGCCAGGTGGGCATAACAGCCCGCTTGCAGGTAGAGAAGTGGCAGGATAAGCAGACGGGCCAGAACAAAAGTCGAGTGGCCATCATCGCCGGCCAGGTGGACTTCCTCTCTCGTGCAGGCGAGAACAGCCAGGCTGCACAGAGTGCGCCGCAGGAGGGCTATGATGCCGTGCCGTTCTAG